The region GACAATCCTGACACCGCCAACAGCCCCCCTGCTAAAGACAAGCCCACACTGACACAACAAGCTGTACATCAGGATACCGGAACAGATATCAACAATATTGACTTTCTAAAATATCTTGACGATATCGGCGACATCCCTGAAGCGGCGGCGGCTCTTTCTTCAGCAGCAACTTTACCGTCGCCTGCTCCAAAAAACAATACACTTCCGGAAAAACGGCCTGCCAAAACGCAGCCGCCCAGTATAACACCTGCTGATGACTGCATATTAAACCCCAAATATGTTTTCTCAACATTTGTTATCGGCAATTCCAACCGCTTAGCCCATGCTGCTTCACTGGCTGTTTCTGAAGCTCCGGCACAAGTCTACAATCCATTCTTTATTTATGGTGGCGTAGGTCTGGGGAAAACCCACCTTATGCATGCCATCGGCCATCGTATTAAAGAAAACAACCCCAATATGAAAGTAGTATATATATCAAGCGAAAAGTTTACCAACGAGCTTATTAATTCGATTATCAGCGGCAATCCGGAAAGCTTCCGCCAGCGTTACCGCAATATTGATGTTTTACTTGTTGACGATATTCAGTTTTTATCTAAAAAAGAACATACACAGGAAGAATTCTTCCACACTTTTAATACCTTACATGAAGCTAATAAACAAATCATTATTTCCAGCGACCGGCCGCCCCGCGAGATTCAAACTCTTGAGGACAGACTGCGTTCCCGCTTTGAATGGGGATTAATTACCGATATTCAGGCCCCTGATCTCGAGACCCGAATTGCGGTATTGCGTAAAAAAGCTATGTTGGAAAATCTTAATGTTCCCAATGAAGTATTCGTCTATATCGCCAGCCGCATCGAAAACAATATCCGAGAACTTGAAGGCGCGTTTATTAGGGTAATTGCCTATGCCTCACTCAATAACCAGCCTATCGATATTGATTTAGCCACCGAGGCACTCAAAGATATCTTTCCTAATGGACGGCCGAAACAAATTACCACTGATCTTATTCAGGAAATTGTCGCCGCTCATTTTAAAATTAAACTTGAAGACCTTTCGGCTAAGAAACGCACTCGCAATGTCGCCTATCCCCGCCAAATCGCCATGTATCTGTGCCGCGAGCTGACCGAAACATCATTGCCGAAAATTGGTGAAATTTTCGGCGGCCGCGATCACACAACAGTAATCCATGCTCATGATAAAATCAGCCGGGAACGGAATATGGACGCCAAACTAAATAATACGATCAAAGAATTGATTAAACGTATTGAGTCTTAGGTATATAATTTTGTTTATAACATCTGATTTAATTTGTACACAAAATGTTGATAACTTTAAACCGGGAATTTTGTGTTAATATGTTGATAAATGCTATTATACTTATCGACATATTATTAACATTAACATTGTCTGCCCCGGCAAGTATTCAACCTGGTTATCAACATATCTACAGCTCTTACTACTATTACGGCTATTTTATTAATATATGTATTAAACAATAATAATATTACAGCTTAATAAAAAATTTTTTACCGCGTCAAATAAACGCAAGGAGGCTTTTTCTATGAAACTTACCTGTGCCAGGGAACTTTTAAACCATGCTGTCCAAACTGTTCAAAAAGCTGTAGCAGCTAAAGCTACACTACCCATCTTGTCAGGAATATATATGTCAGCAAAAGATAACAAACTTGAGTTACAGGCTACTGATTACGAAATAGGCATAAAATGCGCTATTGATGCACAGGTAGATATTCCTGGACAAATAGTGCTGTCCGGCCGTTATTTCCAGGAATTAGTAAAAAGACTTCCTGGAGAATTAGTGGGAATTGCCTCATCGACCGAAGACCGTACCATAAAAATTACGGCAGGAAACTCTCAATTCAACTTGTTAAGCCTTCCAGCCGAAGAATTTCCTGTTTTAAAACCATTATTTGAAAAAAATACAACGATAAATACTTTGGCTATTAAAGATAATGTACTCCGGGACCTTATTAAGAGGACAATTTTTGCTTGCGCCACTGAAGAAAGCAGACCGATTTTCACCGGCGCGTTATTAGAATCAACAGATAAAGATGTGCGAATGGTTGCCACCAATACTCACCGTCTAGCATTAAAAAAGAGCATATTGGAAAACATGAATAATGATGAAAACAAGCTAAAAATTGTTATCCCGTCAAAAGTTCTCAATGAATTAGCCCGCCTATTAACTTCCGAACTGCCTGTTGATGTACATATTTGCTGGGAAAAAAACAAAGTAGCTTTTAGTTTTGAGGATGTTTACCTGGAATCCAGGCTCATCGAGGGACAATACCCCGACTATAACCGGGTAATACCACCGCAATTTGGTACTACTGCTACCATCAATACCGCCTTGTTTATGGATGCTGTCGAACGCGTTTCCCTTATGGCTAAAGACGGTGAATATAATGTAATAAAATTCCAGTTTAATTCTGATGAAGTCATCATAACTTCTAACAATCCGGACGTTGGCAAGGCATACGAAACTGTGCCGGTAATTACTGAAGGCACTGAAATAGCTATTGCTTTCAATGCCAAATATATAACTGATATCTTGAAAAATATCGGCACTCCT is a window of Sporomusaceae bacterium ACPt DNA encoding:
- the dnaA gene encoding Chromosomal replication initiator protein DnaA, translating into MSADTAYMASIWQQALVHMKKAFIKPLFETWIKSTIPLSINDNVIEIGTPKQFVKEWLESRYVPVIKAALKAAANKDFEIIFINMDIEMEGTEEAPLPEPEDDIEVTDNPDTANSPPAKDKPTLTQQAVHQDTGTDINNIDFLKYLDDIGDIPEAAAALSSAATLPSPAPKNNTLPEKRPAKTQPPSITPADDCILNPKYVFSTFVIGNSNRLAHAASLAVSEAPAQVYNPFFIYGGVGLGKTHLMHAIGHRIKENNPNMKVVYISSEKFTNELINSIISGNPESFRQRYRNIDVLLVDDIQFLSKKEHTQEEFFHTFNTLHEANKQIIISSDRPPREIQTLEDRLRSRFEWGLITDIQAPDLETRIAVLRKKAMLENLNVPNEVFVYIASRIENNIRELEGAFIRVIAYASLNNQPIDIDLATEALKDIFPNGRPKQITTDLIQEIVAAHFKIKLEDLSAKKRTRNVAYPRQIAMYLCRELTETSLPKIGEIFGGRDHTTVIHAHDKISRERNMDAKLNNTIKELIKRIES
- the dnaN gene encoding Beta sliding clamp, giving the protein MKLTCARELLNHAVQTVQKAVAAKATLPILSGIYMSAKDNKLELQATDYEIGIKCAIDAQVDIPGQIVLSGRYFQELVKRLPGELVGIASSTEDRTIKITAGNSQFNLLSLPAEEFPVLKPLFEKNTTINTLAIKDNVLRDLIKRTIFACATEESRPIFTGALLESTDKDVRMVATNTHRLALKKSILENMNNDENKLKIVIPSKVLNELARLLTSELPVDVHICWEKNKVAFSFEDVYLESRLIEGQYPDYNRVIPPQFGTTATINTALFMDAVERVSLMAKDGEYNVIKFQFNSDEVIITSNNPDVGKAYETVPVITEGTEIAIAFNAKYITDILKNIGTPELHFSLNTPLSPASIKPVNDENYIYIITPVRTS